TTATATGAATTGGAAGAAGCGATAATTAATCATAAAAAGAATGAACAATCTATAAATGATATGAAAATTAACTGGGATTCTAAACCAGCTCATTTAGGTTATTTAATGGGAATGCTTGCTGATTTAGAGTACATAAATGCACCTAAACGAAAGAATGGAGATATCAATTATACACAGTTTGCAAAACAAGTATTTAATATTTTTGATGTAAAGACTACTGAAAATACACTTTCAAAATATCTTAATACAACTACTGAAAAAGCACAGGAAACAGAACGAAATTTCGATAAAGCAAACTTTAATATACCTCACAAAAAAGAAGTAAACTAATACCGTTCGAGTACCTTCCGGTACGCTTACTTAAACACCTCTGATTTAATTTTACACCATCGAACCATAACACGTATCACGATGGAACAAAGTAAAATAACCCAAGTTTTCGGAATAACACCTGCCGAATTAAAAGAAGACATCATTAACGATGTAAGAGCGGAATTAAATGTAATAGCTCAAAATTTCCAACCTATCAAACCTGCCGAATATCTTACACGCCAGGAAGTAGCAAAAATCCTAAAAGTATCTTTAGTAACCCTAACAGACTGGAACAAAAAAGGAGTACTTAAACCTTATCGATTAGGTAATTTAATCAGATATAAACGCTCCGAATTAGAAGAAGCCTTAATTAGTATTAATAATAAAAAACGCTAATTATGACAGCTTTCAAACACCCCATAAACGATAGTTTAAATAAGATATTAGAACGTTTAGAATATCTTGTTAAGCAAAGTGAACTTAAAAATGTTCAAGATCCTAAATACGTCATTTTAGATAATGCCGATGTTTTACAACTATTTAAAATAAGCCCAAAAACGGCATCAAATTGGAGGGAAGAAGGCATTTTGCCCTATTCTCAAATTAAAGGTAAGTTGTATTACAAGCTTTCAG
This genomic stretch from Flavobacteriaceae bacterium GSB9 harbors:
- a CDS encoding helix-turn-helix domain-containing protein, producing MEQSKITQVFGITPAELKEDIINDVRAELNVIAQNFQPIKPAEYLTRQEVAKILKVSLVTLTDWNKKGVLKPYRLGNLIRYKRSELEEALISINNKKR
- a CDS encoding helix-turn-helix domain-containing protein; this translates as MTAFKHPINDSLNKILERLEYLVKQSELKNVQDPKYVILDNADVLQLFKISPKTASNWREEGILPYSQIKGKLYYKLSDIHNIIDNHYSVKKK